The Desulfovibrio aminophilus genome contains a region encoding:
- a CDS encoding DJ-1/PfpI family protein, translated as MAVKKILMLVGDFVEDYEVMVPFQMLLMVGHEVHAVCPGKKAGDKVATAVHDFEGHQTYSEKPGHNFVLNADFDAVKPEDYDALVVPGGRAPEYIRLDPKVIDIVRKMAAADKPIAAICHGQQVLVSAGVIKGRTCMAYPAVQPDIEGSGCAYVGPNATFSNAVVDGNLVTAPAWPAHPEWMRKFLQVLGSTINP; from the coding sequence ATGGCTGTGAAGAAGATTCTCATGCTCGTGGGCGACTTCGTGGAGGATTACGAGGTCATGGTGCCCTTCCAGATGCTGCTCATGGTGGGCCACGAGGTCCACGCCGTCTGTCCGGGCAAGAAGGCCGGGGACAAGGTGGCCACGGCGGTGCACGACTTCGAGGGCCACCAGACCTACAGCGAGAAGCCGGGCCACAACTTCGTCCTGAACGCGGACTTCGACGCGGTGAAGCCCGAGGACTACGACGCCCTGGTCGTCCCCGGCGGCCGCGCCCCGGAGTACATCCGCCTGGACCCCAAGGTCATCGACATCGTGAGGAAGATGGCCGCCGCCGACAAGCCCATCGCCGCCATCTGCCACGGCCAGCAGGTGCTCGTGAGCGCGGGCGTGATCAAGGGCCGGACCTGCATGGCCTACCCGGCCGTGCAGCCGGACATCGAGGGCTCGGGCTGCGCCTACGTCGGCCCCAACGCCACCTTCAGCAACGCGGTGGTCGACGGCAACCTCGTCACCGCCCCGGCCTGGCCCGCCCATCCCGAATGGATGCGCAAGTTCCTCCAGGTCCTGGGCTCCACCATCAACCCCTAA
- a CDS encoding TraR/DksA C4-type zinc finger protein translates to MADEVDMAQQVHEREVAAAISLIVHRREDEGPEYVDGVPCCRDCGDPIPAKRLAALPGIGRCVACQELADRE, encoded by the coding sequence ATGGCCGACGAAGTCGATATGGCCCAACAGGTCCACGAGCGCGAGGTGGCCGCCGCCATCTCCCTGATCGTCCACCGCCGCGAGGACGAAGGCCCGGAATACGTGGACGGCGTTCCCTGCTGCCGCGACTGCGGCGATCCCATTCCGGCCAAGAGGCTGGCCGCCCTGCCCGGCATCGGGCGCTGCGTGGCCTGCCAGGAACTCGCCGACCGGGAGTAG
- a CDS encoding efflux RND transporter periplasmic adaptor subunit has product MSETDLSKLSIDKSAWNVPGKRRRFPRRLLVLLLLAGAGLAAYLVLPLSTTVETTSVTRVAPSLGLTVLNSSGYVTAQRKASVASKTTAVLTWLGVEEGSRVREGEVIARLEHEDVQAAKARATAELHAAEAAVEAARAELADATLNYKRLHALVDKKLVAQADFDAARARFLKAQADVNSAQANVRSAHAALGQAEANLGYTLLRAPFDAVVLTKNADIGDIITPLGAAANAKASVVTIADMSSLLVETDVSESSVGKVHTGQPCEILLDAVPGERFLGFVHMIVPTADRSKASVMVKVAFDHLDPRMLPEMSAKVAFLSRPLAENERELRPAVPAAALARRGDRDVVFVVADGVARATQVEPGERLGDFVELRKGPAEDVRLVLNPPDSLADGAKVTVR; this is encoded by the coding sequence ATGTCCGAAACCGACCTCTCCAAGCTGAGCATCGACAAGAGCGCCTGGAACGTCCCCGGCAAACGGAGGCGTTTCCCGCGCCGGCTGCTTGTCCTGCTCCTGCTGGCCGGGGCCGGGCTGGCGGCCTATCTCGTGCTGCCCCTGTCCACGACGGTGGAGACCACGTCCGTGACGCGGGTGGCGCCCTCCCTGGGCCTCACGGTGCTCAACTCCAGCGGCTACGTCACGGCCCAGCGCAAGGCCTCGGTGGCCTCCAAGACCACGGCCGTGCTCACCTGGCTCGGCGTGGAGGAGGGCAGCCGCGTGCGCGAGGGCGAGGTCATCGCCCGGCTGGAGCACGAGGACGTGCAGGCGGCCAAGGCCCGCGCCACGGCCGAGCTGCACGCCGCCGAGGCCGCCGTGGAAGCCGCCCGCGCCGAACTGGCCGACGCCACCCTGAACTACAAGCGGCTGCACGCCCTGGTGGACAAGAAGCTCGTGGCCCAGGCCGACTTCGACGCGGCCCGGGCCCGCTTCCTCAAGGCCCAGGCCGACGTGAACTCGGCCCAGGCCAATGTCCGCTCCGCCCACGCCGCCCTGGGCCAGGCCGAGGCCAACCTGGGCTACACCCTGCTGCGCGCGCCCTTCGACGCCGTGGTCCTGACCAAGAACGCGGACATCGGCGACATCATCACCCCCCTGGGCGCGGCCGCCAACGCCAAGGCCAGCGTGGTCACCATCGCGGACATGTCCTCGCTCCTGGTGGAGACGGACGTGTCCGAATCCAGCGTGGGCAAGGTCCACACCGGCCAGCCCTGCGAAATCCTCCTGGACGCCGTGCCGGGCGAGCGCTTCCTCGGCTTCGTGCACATGATCGTGCCCACCGCCGACCGGAGCAAGGCCTCGGTCATGGTCAAGGTGGCCTTCGACCACCTGGACCCGCGCATGCTGCCGGAGATGAGCGCCAAGGTGGCCTTCCTCTCCCGGCCCCTGGCCGAGAACGAGCGGGAGCTCCGCCCGGCGGTCCCGGCCGCGGCCCTGGCCCGGCGCGGCGACCGCGACGTGGTCTTCGTGGTGGCCGACGGCGTGGCCCGCGCGACGCAGGTGGAGCCCGGCGAGCGCCTGGGCGACTTCGTGGAGCTGCGGAAGGGTCCGGCCGAGGACGTCCGGCTCGTGCTGAATCCCCCGGACTCCCTCGCCGACGGGGCCAAGGTGACGGTGCGCTGA
- a CDS encoding ABC transporter ATP-binding protein, with protein MPGSSPPIELRGVSKSYVRGHQVVPVLTDISFTIEPGEFLALMGPSGSGKSTLLNLVAGIDRADSGSILVGGTDITLLDDSDLARWRSRSVGFVFQFYNLIPVLTALENVELPLLLTPLSPRQRREHARAALSLVGLAERMDHRPGELSGGQQQRTAIARALVADPDILVADEPTGDLDRRSAEEVLGLMAGLNESMGKTIVMVTHDPKAAEHAHRVRSLEKGVLADADPALHP; from the coding sequence ATGCCCGGCTCCAGCCCGCCCATCGAGTTGCGCGGGGTGAGCAAGTCCTACGTGCGCGGGCATCAGGTGGTGCCGGTGCTCACCGACATCAGCTTCACCATCGAGCCCGGCGAATTCCTGGCCCTCATGGGGCCCTCGGGCTCGGGCAAGAGCACCCTGCTGAACCTCGTGGCGGGCATCGACCGCGCCGACTCCGGCTCGATCCTCGTGGGCGGAACGGACATCACCCTCCTGGACGACTCCGACCTGGCCCGCTGGCGCAGCCGCAGCGTGGGCTTCGTGTTCCAGTTCTACAACCTCATCCCCGTGCTCACGGCCCTGGAGAACGTGGAGCTGCCCCTGCTGCTCACCCCGCTCTCCCCGCGCCAGCGCCGCGAGCACGCCCGGGCCGCCTTGTCCCTGGTGGGATTGGCCGAGCGCATGGACCACCGCCCCGGCGAGCTCTCCGGCGGCCAACAGCAACGCACGGCCATCGCCCGGGCCCTGGTGGCGGACCCGGACATCCTGGTGGCCGACGAGCCCACCGGCGACCTGGACCGGCGCTCGGCCGAGGAGGTCCTCGGGCTCATGGCCGGGCTGAACGAGAGCATGGGCAAGACCATCGTCATGGTCACCCACGACCCCAAGGCCGCCGAGCACGCCCACCGCGTGCGCAGCCTGGAGAAGGGGGTCCTGGCCGATGCTGACCCTGCGCTACATCCTTAG
- a CDS encoding ABC transporter permease: MLTLRYILRNLARHKLRNALTVIGVAVSVLAFGLLRTTVDAWYAGVAASSSTRLVTRNAVSIIYTLPISYGERIRAVDGVTLVSAGNWFGGVYLDEKNFFPNFAVQARPYLTLYPEIILDQAQKEAFLRDRKGCLIGRKLAARFGWKVGDPVTLRGTIYPGDWPMTVRAVYRGRDTGVDETQFLFHWEYLNESLRKTTPALVDQAGFFLLGVRAPELAASASRAVDAIFANSLAETLTETEQAFQMGFVAMSEAIITAIQLISVLVILIILAVAANTMAMTARERSREFAALKALGFGPGYLALLIFGESLALSILGTGLGCGLTFPAAAAFGDALGQYFPIFQVSGLTMALQAGAALVVGLTAGAFPAWRAGRVGVAEALRRIG, from the coding sequence ATGCTGACCCTGCGCTACATCCTTAGGAACCTGGCGCGGCACAAGCTGCGCAACGCCCTGACCGTGATCGGCGTGGCCGTCTCGGTGCTGGCCTTCGGCCTGCTGCGCACCACGGTGGACGCCTGGTACGCCGGGGTCGCGGCCTCCTCCTCCACCCGCCTCGTGACCCGCAACGCCGTCTCGATCATCTACACCCTGCCCATCTCCTACGGCGAGCGCATCCGGGCCGTGGACGGCGTGACCCTGGTCTCGGCCGGGAACTGGTTCGGCGGGGTCTACCTGGACGAGAAGAACTTCTTCCCCAACTTCGCGGTCCAGGCCCGCCCCTACCTGACGCTCTATCCCGAGATCATCCTGGACCAGGCCCAGAAGGAGGCCTTCCTGCGCGACCGCAAGGGCTGCCTCATCGGCCGCAAGCTGGCCGCCCGCTTCGGCTGGAAGGTCGGCGACCCGGTCACGCTCCGGGGGACCATCTACCCCGGCGACTGGCCCATGACCGTGCGGGCCGTCTACCGGGGCCGCGACACGGGCGTGGACGAGACCCAGTTCCTCTTCCACTGGGAATACCTCAACGAGTCCCTGCGCAAGACCACTCCGGCCCTCGTGGACCAGGCCGGATTCTTCCTCCTGGGCGTCCGCGCGCCGGAGCTGGCGGCCTCCGCCTCCCGGGCCGTGGACGCGATCTTCGCCAACTCCCTGGCCGAAACCCTCACCGAGACCGAGCAGGCCTTCCAGATGGGCTTCGTGGCCATGAGCGAGGCCATCATCACCGCCATCCAGCTCATCTCCGTGCTCGTCATCCTGATCATCCTGGCCGTGGCCGCCAACACCATGGCCATGACCGCCCGCGAGCGGAGCCGCGAGTTCGCCGCCCTCAAGGCCCTGGGCTTCGGCCCCGGCTACCTGGCCCTGCTCATCTTCGGCGAGTCCCTGGCCCTCTCGATCCTGGGCACGGGCCTGGGCTGCGGCCTGACCTTCCCGGCCGCCGCGGCCTTCGGCGACGCCCTGGGCCAGTACTTCCCCATCTTCCAGGTCAGCGGCCTGACCATGGCCCTGCAGGCGGGCGCGGCCCTGGTCGTGGGCCTGACCGCCGGAGCCTTCCCGGCCTGGCGCGCGGGCCGCGTGGGCGTCGCCGAGGCCCTGCGGAGGATCGGCTGA
- a CDS encoding ABC transporter permease encodes MASLFSYSLRNLLARRLTTALTAGGMALVVFVFAAVLMLAEGLRSALVQTGSPGNAVVLRKGSKSEIESVLDRSQAAVAESRPEIARGPDGLPAAARETIVLISLNKRSTGAVSNVTIRGIGPRSLELRPQVRLAAGRMPRPGSLEIAAGQGVSRRFKGTALGEKLRFAQREWTVVGLLSAGNTAFDSELWTDADQLMDAFRRDVYTLLLARLASPAAFESFRAAVDTDPRLQAEAKIESVFYEEQSEMMALFLRIMGISLTAIFSLGAMIGAMITMHAAVANRTAEIGTLRALGFQRRTILRAFILEALLLGLLGGAAGLAAASGLQFFTISTVNFQTFSELAFGFSLTPGIAAASLGFGLLMGLLGGLIPAVRASRVNIVDALRAA; translated from the coding sequence ATGGCCTCGCTCTTCTCCTACAGCCTGCGCAACCTCCTGGCCCGGAGGCTGACCACGGCCCTCACCGCCGGAGGCATGGCCCTGGTGGTCTTCGTCTTCGCCGCCGTGCTCATGCTCGCCGAGGGCCTGCGCTCGGCCCTGGTCCAGACCGGCTCGCCCGGCAACGCGGTGGTCCTGCGCAAGGGCTCCAAGTCCGAAATCGAGAGCGTCCTGGACCGGAGCCAGGCCGCCGTGGCCGAGTCGCGCCCGGAGATCGCCCGGGGGCCCGACGGCCTGCCCGCGGCCGCCCGCGAGACCATCGTGCTCATCTCGCTGAACAAACGCTCCACCGGCGCGGTCTCCAACGTGACCATCCGGGGGATCGGCCCCCGCTCCCTGGAGCTGCGGCCCCAGGTGCGCCTGGCCGCCGGGCGCATGCCCCGGCCGGGATCGCTGGAGATCGCCGCCGGGCAGGGCGTGTCCCGGCGCTTCAAGGGCACGGCCCTGGGCGAGAAGCTGCGCTTCGCCCAGCGGGAGTGGACCGTGGTGGGCCTGCTCTCGGCCGGAAACACGGCCTTCGACTCCGAACTCTGGACCGACGCGGACCAGCTCATGGACGCCTTCCGCCGCGACGTCTACACCCTGCTCCTGGCCAGGCTCGCCTCCCCGGCGGCCTTCGAGTCCTTCCGCGCGGCCGTGGACACCGACCCCCGGCTCCAGGCCGAGGCCAAGATCGAGTCCGTGTTCTACGAGGAGCAGTCGGAGATGATGGCCCTGTTCCTGCGCATCATGGGCATCTCGCTCACGGCCATCTTCTCCCTCGGGGCCATGATCGGGGCCATGATCACCATGCACGCGGCCGTGGCCAACCGCACCGCCGAGATCGGCACCCTTCGGGCCTTGGGCTTCCAGCGCCGGACCATCCTGCGGGCCTTCATCCTCGAAGCCCTGCTCCTCGGCCTCCTGGGCGGGGCCGCCGGGCTGGCCGCGGCCTCGGGCCTGCAATTCTTCACCATCTCCACCGTGAACTTCCAGACCTTCTCCGAGCTGGCCTTCGGCTTCAGCCTGACCCCGGGCATCGCGGCCGCGTCCCTGGGGTTCGGCCTGCTCATGGGCCTGCTGGGCGGGCTCATCCCGGCCGTGCGCGCCTCGCGGGTGAACATCGTGGACGCCCTGCGCGCGGCCTGA
- a CDS encoding thermonuclease family protein — MRHAILALPALLAWLLALPADCPAWTGRVVEAASGHALLVRAQDGSDILVRLYGIESPGPAEKAGRASREALDGMARDREVDVLTVAGNGTRVDGHVILDLQDLSSEMVRLGMAWVDWRHCVKGVCDRWLLQEQEARAAGLGYWRDHPLGKPAGRDVF; from the coding sequence GTGCGGCACGCGATCCTCGCCCTTCCGGCCCTTCTGGCCTGGCTTCTGGCCCTCCCGGCGGACTGCCCCGCCTGGACCGGCCGCGTGGTCGAGGCCGCTTCGGGCCACGCCCTGCTCGTCCGCGCCCAGGACGGCTCCGACATCCTGGTCCGGCTCTACGGCATCGAGTCCCCCGGACCGGCCGAAAAAGCGGGTCGCGCCTCCCGCGAGGCCCTGGACGGCATGGCCCGCGACCGCGAAGTGGACGTGCTCACCGTGGCCGGGAACGGCACGCGCGTGGACGGCCACGTCATCCTCGACCTCCAGGACCTGAGCTCCGAGATGGTCCGCCTGGGCATGGCCTGGGTGGACTGGCGGCACTGCGTCAAGGGCGTGTGCGACCGCTGGCTCCTCCAGGAACAGGAAGCCCGCGCCGCCGGGCTCGGCTACTGGCGCGACCACCCCCTGGGCAAACCCGCCGGCCGCGACGTGTTCTGA
- a CDS encoding glycosyltransferase, translated as MRVLLVHSNFPAQFRHLCVALGNDPADEVVFLTMNPRPEWNIPGVRKAVFEPDGEAASGVHPLAAQGEDAARLAAGALKTARALRAQGFVPDVIYAHSGWGPGLYLGEVFPEARRLCYFEWFYDPDGADARFGGATQSPLERARARSRNLPILMDLAGCRQGVCPSRWQAEQFPPDLRRKLTVLPDGVDTRFFLPDPEERLVLPGLDLSGAAEIVTYATRGMEPYRGFPQFMEAAARLLAERPECHVVVVGDDRSCYGPPPGPGRTWKQEMLGRLKLDPERIHFPGSLPYGLYRKVLRAGTAHVYLTRPFVLSWSFLEALSCGCLVVASDTEPVREVARDGVNALLTDFHSPEAIAARVGEALDRRAELAPLREEARRTILRDHDLYALMPRHLELVRGETGGPTPPA; from the coding sequence ATGCGCGTGCTCCTCGTCCACTCCAATTTCCCGGCCCAGTTCCGCCACCTCTGCGTCGCCCTGGGCAACGACCCGGCCGACGAGGTGGTCTTCCTGACCATGAACCCCAGGCCGGAGTGGAACATCCCGGGCGTGCGCAAGGCCGTGTTCGAGCCCGACGGCGAGGCCGCGTCCGGGGTCCATCCCCTGGCCGCCCAGGGCGAGGACGCGGCCAGGCTGGCGGCGGGCGCGCTCAAGACCGCCCGGGCCCTGCGCGCCCAGGGCTTCGTGCCGGACGTGATCTACGCCCACTCGGGCTGGGGCCCGGGGCTCTACCTGGGCGAGGTCTTTCCCGAGGCGCGGCGGCTCTGCTACTTCGAGTGGTTCTACGACCCGGACGGGGCCGACGCCCGCTTCGGCGGCGCGACCCAGTCGCCCCTGGAGCGGGCCCGGGCCCGCTCGCGCAACCTGCCCATCCTCATGGACCTGGCGGGCTGCCGGCAGGGCGTCTGCCCCAGCCGCTGGCAGGCCGAGCAGTTCCCCCCGGACCTGCGCCGCAAGCTCACCGTGCTGCCCGACGGCGTGGACACGCGCTTCTTCCTCCCGGACCCGGAGGAGCGCCTCGTGCTGCCGGGCCTGGACCTCTCCGGCGCGGCCGAGATCGTGACCTACGCCACCCGGGGCATGGAGCCCTACCGGGGCTTTCCGCAGTTCATGGAGGCCGCGGCCCGGCTCCTGGCCGAGCGACCGGAGTGCCACGTGGTGGTGGTGGGCGACGACCGCTCCTGCTACGGCCCGCCCCCCGGTCCGGGCCGGACCTGGAAACAGGAGATGCTCGGACGGCTCAAGCTCGACCCGGAGCGCATCCACTTCCCAGGCTCCCTGCCCTACGGCCTGTACCGCAAGGTGCTCCGGGCCGGAACCGCGCACGTCTACCTGACGCGGCCCTTCGTGCTCTCCTGGTCCTTCCTGGAGGCCCTGTCCTGCGGCTGCCTGGTGGTGGCCTCGGACACGGAGCCGGTGCGCGAGGTGGCCCGCGACGGGGTCAACGCCCTGCTCACGGACTTCCACTCCCCGGAGGCCATCGCCGCGCGCGTGGGCGAGGCCCTGGACCGGCGCGCGGAACTCGCGCCGCTGCGCGAGGAGGCCCGCCGCACCATCCTGCGCGACCACGACCTCTACGCGCTCATGCCCCGGCACCTGGAGCTGGTGCGGGGAGAAACGGGCGGGCCCACGCCCCCGGCCTGA
- a CDS encoding tetratricopeptide repeat protein, translated as MEEYPQILGVYSLQVEEVSGMGGTAVKHAQVTYWYVRALGPERYEVQPLNIHHVPSGIRKEVGELEFLKSYVPEPAYYRTHTVPALKTLARKIAEGEKHFKDGQLDEAEREFLKALMIDDLNVRANFGLGEVYSEQKEFGKLKKVIDTLMGISEAFQEEQRERFNSFGINLRKNGHYDESLRFYHRALEFNERDENVFFNIARVHFDKGDRTGCVEHLRKALDINPGFLEAQKFLKFCEGSRLAKSPRA; from the coding sequence ATCGAGGAATATCCGCAGATTCTGGGAGTCTATTCCCTCCAGGTGGAGGAGGTTTCGGGCATGGGCGGCACGGCCGTCAAGCACGCCCAGGTCACCTACTGGTACGTCCGGGCCCTCGGCCCGGAGCGCTACGAGGTCCAGCCCCTGAACATCCACCACGTGCCCTCGGGCATCCGCAAGGAGGTGGGCGAGCTGGAGTTCCTCAAGAGCTACGTGCCCGAGCCCGCCTACTACCGGACCCACACCGTGCCCGCCCTGAAGACCCTGGCGCGCAAGATCGCCGAGGGCGAAAAGCACTTCAAGGACGGCCAGTTGGACGAAGCCGAGCGCGAATTCCTCAAGGCCCTCATGATCGACGATCTGAACGTGCGGGCCAACTTCGGCCTGGGCGAGGTCTACTCGGAGCAGAAGGAATTCGGGAAGCTCAAGAAGGTCATCGACACCCTCATGGGCATCTCCGAGGCCTTCCAGGAGGAGCAGCGCGAGCGCTTCAACTCCTTCGGCATCAACCTGCGCAAGAACGGCCACTACGACGAATCCCTGCGCTTCTACCACCGGGCCCTGGAGTTCAACGAGCGGGACGAGAACGTCTTCTTCAACATCGCCCGGGTGCACTTCGACAAGGGCGACCGGACCGGCTGCGTGGAGCACCTGCGCAAGGCCCTGGACATCAACCCGGGATTCCTCGAAGCCCAGAAATTCCTCAAGTTCTGCGAGGGCAGCCGCCTGGCCAAAAGCCCCCGGGCCTGA
- a CDS encoding pyridoxamine 5'-phosphate oxidase family protein — MNRSLPDDLGALLRDASHGVLATSGPEGPHASLMGLAPAEPVPGLYLVTSRGTRKFRNLLADPRAALLLDDRAADPRPEPGAVRALTVLGRVRVLEEGEAGIAAGALCARHAHLRGLAGARDAAFLLFTPETLQLLDGPESASVFDLR; from the coding sequence ATGAATCGAAGCCTTCCCGACGACCTCGGCGCGCTGCTCCGGGACGCCTCCCACGGCGTCCTGGCCACCTCCGGGCCCGAAGGCCCGCACGCCTCGCTCATGGGCCTGGCCCCGGCGGAGCCCGTCCCGGGCCTGTATCTGGTCACAAGCCGGGGCACGCGCAAGTTCCGCAATCTGCTGGCCGATCCCCGGGCGGCCCTGCTCCTGGACGACCGCGCCGCAGACCCCAGGCCGGAACCCGGCGCGGTGCGCGCGCTCACGGTCCTGGGCCGGGTGCGTGTGCTGGAGGAGGGAGAGGCGGGCATCGCGGCCGGGGCGCTGTGCGCCCGGCATGCCCATCTGCGGGGGCTGGCCGGGGCCCGGGACGCCGCGTTCCTGCTCTTCACGCCCGAGACCCTGCAACTGCTGGACGGCCCGGAATCCGCCTCGGTGTTCGATCTCCGCTGA